The following are encoded in a window of Anaerolineae bacterium genomic DNA:
- a CDS encoding lysylphosphatidylglycerol synthase transmembrane domain-containing protein, translated as MKPPSIFYNLARQKIKTGQVLSIFIFLAVACIIGLYLKSNNELLRPILNISLINALLLIALTVMLTGTNGFFLKAFAAKFGTGLCFSEWFGLAMITTMGNHLTPFPGGMIARATYLKHRHAFPYTKFVTLITANYLVIFWVVGMAGALTMIIFYNSNRFFWQVTLFFVSLVIAISGLVILRTVKLPGNSRLVKLINAALDGWNLIKNDKALLVKLITCSLINIILNGFLFLAAYSATGSTTSFTTALLVSLLSVFSILVRITPGNFGIQEAIISLSSEMAGAGAGIGLLVSLLIRAASLIPAFTLGPIFSFLLTRKLTARRSDDKSETV; from the coding sequence GTGAAACCACCTTCAATCTTTTATAATTTAGCAAGGCAAAAAATCAAGACAGGGCAGGTGCTGTCAATTTTTATTTTCCTTGCTGTCGCCTGCATCATAGGATTATATTTAAAGTCCAACAACGAGCTGCTTCGTCCGATCCTGAATATTTCACTCATCAATGCTCTCTTGTTGATAGCGCTCACCGTGATGCTGACAGGCACGAATGGCTTCTTTTTGAAGGCTTTTGCTGCGAAATTCGGCACAGGACTCTGTTTTTCAGAATGGTTCGGCCTTGCCATGATAACGACTATGGGAAATCATCTGACCCCTTTCCCGGGAGGAATGATTGCGCGCGCCACCTACCTGAAACATCGCCATGCATTCCCCTACACAAAGTTCGTAACGCTGATCACGGCAAATTATCTGGTAATATTCTGGGTCGTTGGAATGGCAGGCGCGCTGACCATGATAATATTCTACAATTCAAACCGTTTTTTCTGGCAGGTTACTCTTTTTTTTGTGAGTCTCGTCATAGCCATCTCCGGTTTAGTTATACTTCGAACGGTAAAGCTGCCGGGGAACAGTCGGTTAGTGAAACTTATCAATGCCGCACTTGATGGATGGAATCTTATCAAAAATGATAAAGCACTGTTGGTCAAACTGATCACATGCAGTCTCATCAATATCATACTAAATGGATTTCTGTTCCTTGCGGCTTATAGCGCAACAGGCAGCACAACGTCTTTTACAACAGCGCTTCTCGTTAGCCTGCTTTCGGTTTTTTCTATTTTAGTAAGGATAACCCCCGGCAATTTCGGCATTCAAGAAGCGATCATAAGCCTGAGTTCGGAGATGGCAGGGGCGGGAGCCGGCATAGGGTTACTGGTCTCCCTGCTAATCAGAGCGGCTTCG
- a CDS encoding glycosyltransferase family 2 protein, with translation MAEELSFTESKQSKTDFTPEISIIIPAFREEKSIAIAVEKVRKVMDGLNRHYEIIVVDDGSDDETANKAKQAGALVISHPYNIGNGAAVKTGIREACGKTLVMLDGDGQHAPEDIPQLLEKLGHYDMVVGARTDKSERSFGRTIANRIYNRFATYMCKRKIEDLTSGFRVVKANIARLFLNLLPNTFSYPTTITMAVIRSGYSLTYVPIKTSRRTGKSKIKPFKDGPRFFLIILKIATMFSPMRVFLPVSFFMFFLGLGYGLFKIFVLQQRYGPTSAMLMTVSVVIFMVGLVSEQVAQLRFDRTTHSDKHQQH, from the coding sequence ATGGCGGAAGAACTCAGTTTCACAGAATCAAAACAAAGTAAAACAGATTTTACGCCTGAAATCAGCATCATTATTCCTGCCTTTCGTGAAGAAAAAAGTATAGCAATTGCTGTTGAAAAAGTTCGTAAGGTGATGGACGGGCTTAATCGTCATTACGAGATTATTGTTGTAGACGATGGATCAGATGACGAAACGGCAAACAAGGCGAAACAGGCAGGTGCGCTGGTTATATCCCACCCCTATAATATTGGAAACGGCGCTGCAGTAAAAACAGGTATCCGGGAAGCATGTGGTAAAACTCTGGTCATGCTTGATGGGGACGGCCAGCACGCGCCTGAAGACATCCCGCAACTTCTCGAAAAACTAGGGCATTACGATATGGTAGTCGGCGCCCGGACAGACAAATCAGAAAGGTCTTTTGGTAGAACTATTGCAAACAGGATCTACAACCGTTTTGCCACATATATGTGCAAGCGCAAGATCGAAGATTTGACATCCGGATTCAGGGTTGTCAAAGCAAACATTGCCCGTCTCTTTCTGAATTTACTGCCAAACACTTTCTCTTATCCGACAACTATTACCATGGCAGTTATCCGTTCGGGATACAGCCTGACATATGTGCCGATAAAGACCTCGCGCCGCACAGGAAAAAGCAAAATCAAGCCGTTCAAAGATGGACCTCGCTTCTTTCTGATCATTCTTAAAATTGCCACCATGTTTTCTCCCATGAGAGTATTTCTGCCGGTTAGCTTCTTCATGTTTTTCCTGGGGCTTGGCTATGGGCTTTTCAAAATATTTGTTTTGCAACAGCGCTATGGCCCTACCTCAGCCATGTTGATGACCGTATCTGTTGTGATATTTATGGTTGGATTGGTGTCCGAGCAGGTGGCACAGTTAAGGTTTGACCGAACAACACATTCTGATAAACATCAACAACACTAA
- a CDS encoding class I SAM-dependent methyltransferase — MNHSNANRFQDFFEESKYTLLKNYLYNYRLRKMAVEKSLQHENIKLILEVGSGISPVMTKTRDIIYSDLSFAAIRLLKHSYGKGYYVVADSLNLPFKSKVFSHTISSEVLEHLKDDQKALMELARVMSPSGKLVVTFPHKKSYFANDDRFVSHFRRYELSEMKSKLIDAGLRPININKVLGPLEKITMCFVVYCFSVVQEIKGEKVKQPNNTVLMNILGQFFKWANRFYMLLAWLDARIMPQSFAAVLLIKAKKD, encoded by the coding sequence ATGAATCATTCCAATGCCAACCGCTTTCAGGATTTTTTTGAAGAAAGCAAATATACTCTTCTGAAAAACTATCTATACAATTACCGCCTCCGTAAAATGGCTGTGGAAAAAAGCCTGCAGCACGAAAACATAAAATTGATATTAGAGGTTGGAAGCGGAATTTCTCCTGTGATGACGAAAACCCGGGATATTATATATTCAGATCTGTCTTTTGCAGCCATACGACTTCTTAAACATTCCTACGGAAAAGGGTATTATGTTGTTGCAGACAGCCTTAATCTGCCGTTTAAGTCCAAAGTTTTTTCTCACACAATCAGCTCAGAGGTGCTTGAACATCTAAAAGATGACCAAAAGGCTTTAATGGAATTAGCCAGGGTTATGAGCCCGTCGGGCAAGCTTGTTGTAACCTTTCCTCATAAAAAATCATATTTTGCCAATGATGACCGTTTTGTAAGTCACTTTCGCCGCTATGAACTCTCTGAGATGAAGTCTAAGTTAATAGATGCAGGGCTTAGGCCGATTAATATAAATAAGGTGTTGGGCCCACTTGAGAAGATTACGATGTGTTTTGTTGTATATTGTTTTTCGGTAGTTCAAGAAATTAAAGGTGAAAAGGTAAAGCAGCCCAATAACACCGTGCTGATGAATATTTTGGGTCAATTTTTCAAATGGGCTAATCGGTTTTATATGTTACTCGCATGGTTGGATGCGAGAATTATGCCTCAATCTTTTGCGGCGGTCTTGTTGATTAAGGCAAAAAAGGATTAA
- a CDS encoding glycosyltransferase family 2 protein, which translates to MLKDKKIIVVMPAYNAARTLRKTYDEVMSLGIVDLVILVDDASDDETAAIAKSLPDTRVFVHKKNRGYGANQKTCYRMALEEGGEIIIMIHPDYQYTPKLIPSMASMIGNGLYHCVLGSRILGGHALKGGMPVWKYIANRFLTCVENILTGAKLSEYHTGYRAFSRELLNRLPIDANSDDFVFDNQILAQILWLDYTIAEVSCPTKYFAEASSINLRRSIKYGFGCLYTALTFRLAKMNFITSRLFP; encoded by the coding sequence ATGTTAAAAGATAAAAAAATTATTGTTGTCATGCCGGCCTACAATGCGGCCAGGACGCTTCGTAAAACCTATGACGAGGTTATGAGCCTGGGTATTGTTGATCTGGTGATTCTTGTTGATGATGCAAGCGACGATGAAACTGCTGCCATCGCAAAGAGCCTGCCTGATACCAGGGTTTTTGTTCATAAAAAAAATCGCGGCTATGGGGCAAACCAGAAGACCTGCTACCGGATGGCCCTGGAAGAGGGCGGTGAAATTATTATCATGATTCATCCGGATTATCAGTATACTCCGAAGCTGATTCCGTCCATGGCTTCCATGATAGGTAATGGCCTGTATCACTGCGTGTTGGGCTCCAGGATTCTTGGTGGGCATGCTTTAAAAGGCGGCATGCCTGTGTGGAAATATATAGCGAATCGATTTTTGACCTGTGTGGAAAATATCCTTACAGGCGCCAAGCTTTCCGAATATCATACCGGGTACAGGGCTTTTTCGCGGGAATTGCTTAATCGGCTGCCGATTGATGCTAATTCAGATGATTTTGTTTTTGATAACCAGATTCTGGCTCAGATATTATGGCTTGATTATACAATTGCCGAGGTCAGTTGTCCGACAAAGTATTTTGCCGAGGCTTCATCAATAAATCTGCGAAGAAGTATAAAATATGGTTTTGGATGCCTGTATACAGCCTTGACATTCCGTCTCGCAAAAATGAATTTTATTACTTCCAGGTTATTTCCTTAG
- a CDS encoding glucosyl-3-phosphoglycerate synthase translates to MDNNWLKKNTFHHSEFKDINGLVKEKTRRNLTIALCLPTLNEEKTIAKEIIIIKSELMTRYPLIDEIVVIDSGSTDNTRKIAREYGAEVYKATDILPDIEAFKGKGENLWKALYITNSDIIVYLDADIKNIHHRFVYALVGPLILFDNIKFSKAFYDRPIATGKSKIRPTGGGRVTELVIRPLLSLFFPELTQIMQPLSGEYAGYREVFEKIPFPVGYGVETSMLLDIYEKWGLDVIAQVDLDRRVHRNQDTKALGKMAFVILKTFCNRIEKLGIVNLNTEMFDEMIQYNLVRNEYKPDIFKVKGVERPPIIEISEYRKKFNIM, encoded by the coding sequence ATGGATAACAACTGGCTTAAAAAGAATACATTTCATCATTCTGAGTTTAAAGACATCAATGGTCTTGTTAAAGAAAAAACAAGAAGAAATCTTACCATTGCTTTGTGCCTGCCTACTCTGAATGAAGAAAAGACAATTGCAAAAGAGATTATTATTATTAAATCCGAACTGATGACACGCTATCCGCTTATTGATGAAATAGTTGTTATCGACTCAGGCTCGACAGACAATACAAGAAAAATTGCAAGAGAATACGGCGCCGAGGTTTATAAGGCAACCGACATTCTGCCTGATATTGAAGCGTTCAAGGGCAAGGGTGAAAATCTGTGGAAAGCTCTTTATATTACAAACAGCGATATTATTGTATATCTTGATGCTGACATAAAAAATATTCACCACAGATTTGTTTATGCCCTTGTCGGCCCCCTGATTCTTTTCGATAATATTAAATTTTCCAAGGCTTTTTACGACAGGCCGATTGCTACAGGTAAAAGCAAAATCCGGCCCACCGGCGGCGGCAGAGTTACAGAGCTTGTTATAAGGCCATTGCTGTCACTGTTTTTCCCGGAACTTACACAGATTATGCAGCCGCTTTCCGGAGAATATGCAGGCTATCGGGAAGTTTTTGAAAAAATACCTTTTCCGGTCGGATACGGCGTTGAAACGAGCATGCTTCTTGATATTTATGAGAAATGGGGGCTGGATGTAATCGCTCAGGTCGATCTTGACAGGCGCGTCCATAGAAATCAGGATACAAAAGCTTTGGGAAAGATGGCATTTGTTATCCTTAAAACCTTTTGCAATCGTATTGAAAAGCTTGGAATAGTAAATTTAAACACAGAGATGTTCGATGAAATGATTCAATATAATCTTGTTCGAAACGAATATAAGCCGGATATTTTTAAAGTTAAAGGGGTTGAGAGGCCACCGATTATTGAAATCTCGGAATATCGTAAAAAATTCAACATAATGTGA
- a CDS encoding peptidase, with the protein METYLDKLPSFVDAIKSIKETIIANIVFIGQVPAPTFKEKRRTSVFMDRLVESGVDECSTDGYRNPIAIIRGTSETKPPIFVVAHLDTPFDAETDHNFTIKENSIKGPGILDNSLGAGVLASLPEIFRKLNLRFKSDIVLAGVIQSMGNGNLRGIRHLLKTWATPIRGAVCVEGVDLGRINYYSYGMIRGEIDCNIPAEKEWEHQFKQNAILIVNEVINQILQLRLPQRPRSRVIIGKISGGFKHGTIAYNAKLGFEIQSDSDKMVRAIHNDIKDIVAGIGHKSGVVLKIRTISNLRASKLEYNHPLVKSAMAIMEKLGIQPINDPSESELSIFLSNNIPALTLGITNGENHYLKNAEMEIEAMFKGIAQLIGVIMAIDSGICDG; encoded by the coding sequence ATGGAAACCTATCTAGACAAACTACCTTCCTTTGTTGATGCAATAAAATCGATTAAGGAAACAATTATTGCCAATATTGTGTTTATCGGCCAGGTGCCGGCTCCTACTTTCAAGGAAAAAAGACGCACCAGTGTTTTTATGGACAGGTTGGTGGAATCAGGGGTTGATGAATGCTCTACCGATGGTTATCGGAATCCCATTGCAATCATCAGAGGAACTTCTGAAACAAAACCGCCTATTTTTGTGGTTGCTCACCTTGACACACCTTTTGATGCGGAAACCGATCATAATTTCACCATCAAAGAAAATTCGATTAAAGGGCCAGGCATCTTAGATAATTCACTCGGCGCCGGGGTGCTGGCATCGTTGCCGGAGATTTTCCGCAAGTTAAATCTTCGCTTTAAATCCGATATCGTTCTGGCAGGCGTCATACAATCAATGGGGAATGGCAACCTTCGGGGCATCAGGCATCTGTTAAAGACATGGGCCACTCCGATAAGAGGGGCTGTTTGCGTAGAAGGGGTCGACCTCGGCAGGATAAACTATTATTCTTATGGAATGATTAGAGGGGAAATTGATTGCAATATACCTGCCGAAAAGGAATGGGAACATCAATTTAAGCAAAACGCTATCCTGATAGTAAATGAAGTGATTAACCAGATACTGCAACTTCGGCTGCCCCAAAGACCAAGATCCAGAGTTATTATAGGAAAAATTTCCGGCGGTTTTAAGCATGGAACAATCGCTTATAATGCAAAACTCGGCTTTGAAATACAAAGCGACTCAGACAAAATGGTAAGGGCAATTCATAACGATATTAAAGACATTGTTGCCGGCATAGGCCACAAAAGCGGAGTTGTTCTAAAAATCAGAACCATAAGCAATCTCAGGGCATCTAAATTAGAATATAATCATCCTTTGGTAAAAAGCGCTATGGCAATAATGGAAAAGCTTGGCATACAACCGATAAACGACCCAAGTGAATCAGAACTTTCCATTTTTCTTTCAAACAACATACCCGCGCTAACATTAGGCATAACAAATGGAGAAAATCATTACCTGAAAAACGCCGAGATGGAAATTGAAGCAATGTTTAAAGGGATTGCTCAACTTATAGGAGTTATTATGGCAATAGACAGCGGGATTTGTGATGGATAA
- a CDS encoding DUF1178 family protein — MIVFDLKCSNGHTFEGWFDDSRAFDKQKAKGMIACPVCEDTVVSKVPSTFAIKASQIAAGSSRRQEHLENIGRKIADFVEKNFEDVGCNFAAEALKMHYGVSDLKNIKGTSTEKEEKILKNEGINFFKIPVLTDPNIDS, encoded by the coding sequence ATGATAGTATTTGATTTAAAATGTTCCAACGGCCACACCTTTGAAGGCTGGTTTGATGACAGCCGGGCCTTTGATAAGCAGAAAGCAAAAGGCATGATTGCATGCCCTGTATGCGAAGATACTGTTGTTTCAAAGGTTCCTTCCACCTTTGCGATAAAAGCCTCTCAGATAGCGGCGGGTTCTTCTCGCAGGCAGGAACATCTGGAAAACATAGGGAGAAAAATAGCGGATTTTGTGGAAAAGAACTTTGAAGATGTGGGTTGCAATTTTGCCGCGGAAGCCCTGAAAATGCATTATGGCGTTTCTGATCTAAAAAATATAAAGGGTACCAGCACAGAAAAAGAGGAAAAAATCTTAAAGAATGAGGGTATAAACTTCTTTAAAATTCCCGTGCTGACCGATCCAAACATTGACTCATAA
- a CDS encoding TIGR04211 family SH3 domain-containing protein, with translation MRFIIFIGVCMILFCSTVQAETMYISDDIRITLRTGPGIDHKISAMIKSGQEVEVLQPDDEWTQVKLPNEREGWVLTRFLTYDKPCRLELEILKKKHEALSAQSSFMLKENMVYKEESKRLNAELSGSKEMLVAISKSYDTLKKESADFLELKAKYELTSSHLVDQTKKAEYLEEELLRLLSHRNIIWFLSGAGVLVFGILIGFSVRRQRRKSSLL, from the coding sequence ATGAGATTTATTATTTTTATCGGGGTTTGCATGATTTTATTTTGTTCAACTGTTCAGGCTGAAACAATGTATATCAGCGATGATATTAGAATAACATTGAGAACAGGGCCGGGGATTGATCACAAGATATCGGCTATGATTAAATCCGGTCAGGAAGTTGAAGTGCTTCAACCGGATGATGAATGGACCCAGGTCAAGCTGCCGAATGAAAGGGAAGGATGGGTTCTAACCCGGTTTCTGACTTATGATAAACCCTGTCGTCTTGAACTTGAAATATTGAAAAAAAAACATGAAGCCCTCTCGGCTCAGTCGTCCTTCATGCTTAAAGAAAACATGGTCTATAAAGAGGAAAGCAAAAGACTTAACGCAGAGCTTTCAGGAAGCAAAGAGATGCTTGTGGCAATTAGTAAGTCATATGATACGTTAAAGAAGGAGTCTGCCGACTTTTTAGAACTTAAAGCAAAATATGAACTTACATCTTCACACCTTGTCGACCAGACAAAAAAAGCGGAGTATCTGGAAGAAGAACTATTAAGGCTGTTGTCGCATCGAAACATTATATGGTTTTTAAGTGGAGCAGGTGTGCTGGTTTTTGGTATTTTAATCGGTTTTAGCGTCAGGCGTCAGCGCCGGAAATCATCTTTATTGTAA
- the nadB gene encoding L-aspartate oxidase yields the protein MEIKTDFLIIGSGVAGLTFAIKMAEFGRVAIVTKKGVMDSNTSLAQGGIASVFGKLDSFNLHIQDTLASGDGLCNTEVVEMVVKNGPDRIRELIDFGVHFNIREKERLKDKSQNKDPELDLGQEGGHSQKRIVHANDMTGQEIATVLVKHVKNHKRITLYENHIAVDLITCSTRMKRGLVTTTHEDYCLGAYVLDMQTNAVKTFCASITLLATGGAGKVYLYTSNPDVATGDGIAMGYRAGATVANLEFVQFHPTCLYHPEAKNFLISEAVRGEGGILIDSAGNRFMERYDPQKELACRDVVARAIDLELKKSGDDFVFLDISHKNPEFVKDRFPNLYKKCLTFGIDMTKEPIPVVPAAHYMCGGVVTDMFGRTDIRGLYAIGETACTGLHGANRLASNSLIEALVYAHTASKQAAEDINIKASLNSGSMPVPPLWDEAGTTDSDEAIMVSHNWDEIRRFMWNYVGIVRSNKRLDRAKRRIENIQNEIQEYYQGVKISSDLIELRNIATVAELIIRCARHRKESRGLHFNIEYPYRDDKRWKKDTIVRRPFMG from the coding sequence ATGGAAATTAAAACAGACTTTTTGATAATCGGCAGCGGTGTGGCTGGCCTGACTTTTGCCATTAAGATGGCGGAATTCGGCAGAGTCGCTATAGTTACAAAAAAGGGGGTCATGGACAGCAACACCTCTCTTGCGCAGGGAGGCATTGCCTCTGTTTTTGGCAAGTTAGACTCGTTTAATTTACATATCCAGGATACTCTTGCTTCCGGTGACGGCCTTTGCAACACAGAGGTTGTGGAGATGGTTGTAAAAAATGGGCCGGACAGAATTCGTGAGTTGATTGATTTTGGCGTGCATTTCAATATTCGGGAAAAAGAGCGTTTAAAAGATAAATCGCAAAACAAGGATCCTGAGCTTGATTTAGGACAAGAAGGCGGGCACTCACAAAAACGCATTGTTCATGCCAATGACATGACAGGCCAGGAAATTGCTACCGTTCTTGTTAAACATGTTAAGAACCATAAGCGTATTACACTATATGAGAATCATATTGCCGTTGATCTTATAACCTGTTCAACCCGCATGAAAAGAGGGCTTGTTACTACGACCCACGAAGATTACTGCCTGGGTGCATATGTCCTTGACATGCAAACCAACGCTGTAAAAACCTTCTGTGCTTCTATTACACTTCTTGCCACCGGAGGCGCGGGCAAGGTGTATCTTTATACAAGCAATCCTGATGTTGCTACGGGTGATGGAATAGCAATGGGCTATAGAGCGGGCGCTACTGTAGCGAACCTGGAATTTGTTCAGTTTCATCCAACCTGCCTGTATCATCCTGAAGCTAAGAATTTCCTGATATCGGAGGCCGTAAGGGGTGAAGGAGGAATTCTTATTGACTCTGCCGGAAATCGATTTATGGAACGATATGATCCGCAAAAAGAGCTGGCTTGCCGGGATGTGGTTGCACGCGCTATTGACTTGGAGCTGAAAAAGAGCGGGGATGATTTTGTCTTCCTCGACATATCCCATAAGAACCCTGAATTCGTGAAGGATCGGTTTCCTAATTTATATAAAAAATGTCTTACATTCGGCATAGATATGACAAAGGAGCCTATTCCCGTCGTTCCTGCGGCCCATTATATGTGTGGCGGAGTTGTGACGGATATGTTCGGTAGAACCGATATTCGCGGTTTATATGCAATAGGGGAGACTGCATGCACAGGTCTGCACGGAGCCAACAGGCTTGCAAGTAATTCTTTAATTGAGGCCCTTGTATATGCCCATACAGCTTCAAAGCAGGCCGCAGAGGATATTAATATTAAGGCTTCTCTGAATTCCGGCTCGATGCCTGTTCCTCCTCTATGGGATGAGGCAGGCACAACCGACAGTGATGAGGCTATTATGGTTTCGCATAACTGGGATGAAATACGCAGATTTATGTGGAACTATGTTGGAATAGTCAGATCAAACAAACGGCTGGACAGGGCAAAGCGGCGCATTGAAAATATACAAAATGAGATACAGGAGTATTACCAGGGTGTTAAGATCTCTTCAGATCTTATTGAACTGCGAAACATTGCTACAGTAGCTGAACTGATTATCAGGTGCGCCAGGCACAGGAAGGAAAGCCGAGGGCTTCATTTTAACATCGAATATCCTTATCGGGATGATAAGCGTTGGAAAAAGGATACTATTGTCAGAAGGCCGTTTATGGGATAA
- a CDS encoding M48 family metalloprotease encodes MFSNFIYLIIVLLIYTTYPPPEEPNFTLLETSALFLSLIIAFIFFTRLQFRTLEKQISKQSPYNLDHKFNSTLSRLSITAIVLFTINIYGLSLPSFLINLSVFITIPTLQALLFIGLFVFYTAIVWGFAYRAYQKLNMDGMSRQAYIFSNILFSIPVLIPWFLLSGIADIINALPFELPKYLLSSTEGEIIYFMVFLLGVSIIGPAMIRKFWRCKPLEPGFHRDRIENLCKKAKVEYAEILSWPILGGRMITAGVMGLVKKFRYVLVTKTLLRYLEPEEIDAVIAHEIGHINKKHLWFYLLFFVGYIVFLYAALDLIIYLIIYADPLFSIINIAGFDRTSVYSTALSLVTIIIFLVYFRFLFGFFMRNFERQADIHVYTLFKSSKPLISALEKIAFTSGQPPDKPNWHHFSIKERIKYLKKCETDKRWIIFHNQKIRRSIAAYIAGIILIGGIGYKLNFGETKERLNNYFFEKTILRQLEKTPNNPGLHSTLGDLFYSRKNYAKAIEAYERSLTCLPDNPQVLNNLAWLFAACDDEKFHNPKRALILAKKALQLKEAPYILDTLAESFYVNNQVQDAIVAGRRALSLAKKNRSYYEKQLEKFVKAAPLIIP; translated from the coding sequence TTTTTTACCAGGCTACAATTCCGCACACTTGAAAAACAGATTTCAAAGCAAAGCCCTTATAATCTTGATCATAAATTCAATTCAACCCTGAGCAGGCTGTCTATAACGGCAATCGTGCTTTTTACCATAAATATTTATGGACTTAGTCTCCCATCGTTTTTAATAAACCTATCTGTTTTTATAACCATCCCTACTTTGCAGGCGCTGCTTTTTATCGGGCTTTTTGTATTCTATACCGCAATTGTATGGGGCTTTGCTTACAGGGCTTATCAAAAGCTCAACATGGACGGCATGTCCAGGCAGGCATACATTTTTTCCAACATTTTATTCTCAATACCTGTGCTTATCCCCTGGTTTCTGTTATCCGGAATCGCCGACATTATTAATGCGCTTCCCTTTGAATTACCGAAATATCTTCTTTCCTCAACTGAGGGAGAAATAATATATTTTATGGTTTTTCTACTTGGTGTTTCTATTATCGGGCCGGCAATGATCCGGAAATTCTGGAGATGTAAACCGCTTGAACCGGGATTTCATAGAGATCGCATCGAAAACCTGTGTAAAAAAGCAAAGGTTGAATATGCTGAAATTCTATCCTGGCCCATATTAGGCGGCAGGATGATCACCGCAGGGGTTATGGGACTGGTTAAGAAATTCCGCTATGTTCTTGTTACAAAAACCCTCCTCCGGTATCTTGAACCCGAAGAAATTGATGCTGTAATCGCCCACGAAATCGGGCATATAAATAAAAAACACCTTTGGTTTTATCTGCTTTTTTTTGTCGGTTATATTGTCTTTTTATATGCGGCACTTGACCTGATCATCTACTTGATTATTTATGCTGATCCATTATTCAGCATTATAAACATAGCCGGTTTTGACCGGACTTCCGTATATTCAACAGCATTGAGTCTTGTCACAATCATAATTTTCCTTGTCTATTTCCGCTTTCTTTTTGGATTCTTTATGCGCAACTTCGAACGTCAGGCAGATATCCACGTTTATACGCTTTTCAAAAGTTCAAAACCGCTTATCTCAGCCCTTGAAAAGATAGCCTTTACAAGCGGGCAACCACCTGACAAGCCAAACTGGCACCATTTCAGCATTAAAGAACGGATAAAATATCTAAAAAAATGTGAAACAGACAAAAGATGGATAATCTTTCATAACCAAAAAATAAGGAGAAGCATAGCTGCCTATATAGCGGGAATTATTTTAATAGGAGGAATTGGATATAAGCTGAATTTCGGCGAAACCAAAGAAAGATTAAACAACTATTTTTTTGAAAAAACAATTCTAAGACAGCTTGAAAAAACGCCCAACAACCCCGGACTGCATAGCACTTTGGGCGATCTGTTTTACAGTAGAAAAAATTATGCAAAGGCTATTGAAGCTTATGAACGCTCATTAACCTGTTTGCCTGATAATCCGCAGGTGCTGAATAATCTGGCGTGGCTTTTTGCCGCATGTGATGATGAAAAATTCCACAACCCGAAACGCGCGCTCATCTTAGCAAAAAAAGCGCTGCAGCTAAAAGAGGCCCCGTACATACTTGACACCCTTGCTGAGAGCTTCTATGTTAACAACCAGGTACAAGATGCAATCGTCGCGGGAAGAAGAGCTCTATCCCTGGCAAAAAAGAATCGTTCCTATTATGAAAAACAGTTGGAAAAGTTTGTTAAAGCAGCGCCCCTCATTATCCCATAA